From Staphylococcus sp. M0911, a single genomic window includes:
- the prmC gene encoding peptide chain release factor N(5)-glutamine methyltransferase, translating into MVSYKDYLANAISLAKEKGYEQTRAEWLLLDTFNWSRTDYLIHMNDEMSVADKAKLGLNLQRMLSGEPIQYIVGFQSFYGYRFTVSDRCLIPRPETEEVMLHFLNLCNEGDAIADIGTGSGVLGITLKKLKPTLSVIATDLYEDALEVARLNAEQHGENIDFIQGNALKPLIERNIKVNGLISNPPYIDVKEVKDMAKTVVDYEPHQALFAKSQGYAIYQSILNDLPKVLLPGAHVVFEIGYNQGQTLKEIVNDMYPDKAVAIYKDINQLDRILEIKW; encoded by the coding sequence ATGGTGAGTTATAAGGATTACTTAGCAAATGCTATTTCATTAGCAAAAGAGAAAGGCTATGAACAAACACGAGCTGAGTGGTTATTACTTGATACATTTAATTGGTCACGTACAGACTATCTTATTCATATGAATGATGAAATGTCTGTTGCTGATAAAGCTAAACTTGGTTTAAATTTACAAAGAATGCTATCTGGAGAACCTATTCAATATATTGTAGGGTTTCAATCTTTTTATGGATACCGATTTACAGTATCTGATCGTTGTCTCATTCCTAGACCTGAAACTGAAGAAGTGATGTTACATTTTTTAAACCTTTGTAACGAAGGCGATGCAATAGCAGATATAGGGACAGGCAGTGGTGTATTAGGCATCACATTAAAAAAGTTAAAGCCTACTTTAAGCGTAATAGCTACCGATTTATATGAAGATGCATTAGAAGTGGCACGATTAAACGCAGAACAACACGGAGAGAACATTGATTTCATTCAAGGTAATGCGTTAAAGCCATTGATAGAACGAAATATTAAAGTAAATGGTCTGATATCAAATCCGCCATACATTGATGTCAAAGAAGTCAAAGATATGGCTAAAACAGTCGTAGACTATGAACCACATCAAGCATTATTTGCAAAGAGTCAAGGTTATGCTATTTATCAATCGATTCTAAATGATTTACCTAAGGTGTTATTACCAGGCGCACATGTAGTGTTTGAAATTGGTTATAACCAAGGTCAGACTTTAAAAGAGATAGTGAATGATATGTACCCAGATAAGGCAGTCGCAATTTATAAAGATATTAATCAACTAGATAGAATTTTAGAAATTAAATGGTAA